From the genome of Fulvia fulva chromosome 12, complete sequence:
TCGTCCGACGCTTTGCTCACAGCTTATCATGCTGTTAAGAACGTCGCAGAAGTCAAGCCAGGACAGACTATTGCTGTCATCGGGCTTGGAGGACTCGGATTGAATGGATTGCAAATTGCTCAGCATCTTGGTGCAAGCCGCATACTTGTTGTCGACAAGCGACAGGAGTCTGTTGGCCTTGCCACTAGCCTTGGGACACCATCAGAAGATGCTTTTGCTCGGGAAATCCGGATGCATCCTCCGTTCAGCAGATGGTCAAAGAGCAGGGCATTCTGGTGGATATAGTGATCGACTTTGTCGGACACGAACAAACAGTGCTCACTGCACAGCGCATCGTCCGGGCAGCAGGGCTAATTGTGCTTGTCTTCTGAGTCCTCATGTTTCCAGGTGTGAACATATCGCAGTTGCTCACCATCAAAGGCTCATTCTGTGGCGAGATCGATGGGCTGAAGGAATGACTAGAGCTGCTGGCCAATGGTAGTGTGCGCCCAGAGATCGAGACAGGTTCCATCAAAGACTTACCTCAAGTTTTGAAGGACCTTGACGAAGGCAAGTATCAAGGCCGCAAGGCACTCCTACCAGATTGGGTCGATGCGGCCGTGAGAGACCCTCTGTAAGCCTGAGATATCCCGACATTCCGATAGAATGCGCGGCCTTACAAAGACACATGCTATGAGGCCGAGGCCCATCCCTAACCAATCCCTCCTTGAGTCACTAGTGCATGTGTAGAAGGGTTGAGCCCAGTGCAAACATCTTTGCCGCGAGATAGTCAAACACACGTTACGAAAGAGCCTATAGACTCCTTGCGAAGCCATTTTACGGCCGCTAGCGAAGGTATAAATCCTCCGCCTGCATGGGCTACCCTGGCTGTCTGTACTTGGCAAGGTTTCTCGTGGTTAAGTACATCACCTTCGTGAGAAGACCACACGAACCGAATTGTCAGCTTTGGGCGTAATAGGAAGGTCAATATGGCGCCGCTAGAGCTGCCAGGCATCGGGCGCGTGCGACAAGGTCAATATTATGCAGAACTCACCGACGAATGTTCCAACTTCGGCAGTACGTCTTCTGGTGCTTCTACAGCCCGCACTCAACTGCTAATTGATGTAGTCGTGCATGGAGGATATTTTAGCTCACTGCTGGCCAAGGCCGCAACATTTTACCTCTTCGACGAGCACAAGATCGACCTCGGTCACACATACACTTTGCACATCGAGTTCTTGAAGCCAGGTCGAGCCGGTCCGATCGAGTTCCAAACGGAGCTGGTCCGCAAAGGATCATCGATGGCGACCGTCCATGTGGTCGCCAAACAATACAGCAAGCCGGTGGCCGTTGGCTACTTCAGGTCCGTGTGGTGCCACCAGGATGGACATCCGTTACTGATTCAGCTGCAGTAATGTCGACCTACGCAAGTCCGGGGCTCTGAGCTTGCCCCCTGCCCTGAAGCTGTTACCGGCTGTGCAAGCTGCAGAAGTATCCGGATTCGAATCAGGGCACCAGACAGAGTGGCTGCCTGTGTTCTTTCCAAAGATCGAAGGAAACCCCATGTCAGGTCTCGTGCATAACAAATGGATGGTACATAAGCAAGGTCACATGGACCCGAGTGTGGCCGACTTTTGGTTTGCTTGGAAGGAGCCTGAAAGGACCTGGACGAACGACTGGCTCGGCTTCATTGTTGACCAAGTACCTATGTGAGTCCAATGTCCTCAAATAGTCAGAGCTATCCTGACCCGGAACGACCAGGATAGTAGAGAACTATCTACCCATGCCGAACACGGGAATTGACGCTTTCGTCGCATACGCCAAGGCATCTAAGGCTGGCGAACTTGAGGGCAAAGAAGCGCCTGACTGGGTCTCTAAGAATTGGTCAGAGAGTTGCCTATGTCCGACTTGGTGCTCACTGACGCTCTCTAGGTACGTGACCCAAAGTCTTGACCTCGAGGTCAAGAGACTGTTGGAGCCCGGCAAAGTCCGCTGGCTGTTCTGCAGGGCACAGACCAAGGAGATAGTAAACGGCCGATCAGACATGGAGGTACTAGTCTTAGATCCTGACATGAATTTGATCGCTATCGGGCATCAGATCATAATCGTCAAAAGTCTCGAGTGGGCAAAGAAGGGTGCCAAAGTACCCGCTAGCAGCAATGGCCCGAACAGTGGAGTATCAAGCCCAAGAATCTAGATCTCCGGATAACGCAGTCATCACTGCTGTCGTAGCCCCTTTTCATGGCATAGCAAGGGATATGGAGAGAGCAATGCGTGGCGAATGTGATCGTAGCCTCAGGTGCGTTAGCGGCAAATGTTCTTCGCCGGAGGGTTCTTGCTTGCCTCCGGGTTATATTCTGTGCACTTCGGAGGTGTCAAGTGCGATGGCGAAGAGACCTGGCGTTGGGGTGTTTGTATTGCAAGACGATAGAAGAAGGAAAGGAGATCTAGGACGTTTCAGACCCCGTCATGAAACTTGTCATGGCCCCGAACTTGCTCTAGCGGCGGCCAATCCCGCATGCTCATGAGACAAAATCAGTTCCGGGGATCTCTGCCCCCTGCAATCAATTCTCAACCACACTTCTCATCAATCGATATCGCCACAACCACCTGTCTGGCACGCGATATCCTACATGATCAGGACGGACAGGCAGACGGGTGGAACTGGGCCCGACAGTATGGCGCCAACTCTTATTCGCGGAAGCGGCTCCTGTGCCTGGACTTCAGCGAGTTGGGAAACCCCATAGATGCGGCCAAGCCAGCCTCCATATTGACGACATTGAACATGCGAGAATGCGATTTGAACATCTGGCCTCCTAGCTCATCTGTTCGGTCGCACATGTTCGTACGGCTAAGTTGATGTGGTCGGGGAGGAGTGGCTATGTGAAGCCCGAGATGTTCGGAGGGCTCTCCGATGAACAGTGCGAAGTCTACGTTGCCAACAGGGGAACAATACTGCAAGCGGCTCAATGCTAGATCCCATCACCATCACCCAAAAATGGCACACAAGAAGACAGGTTGTTCTGTATGGGCTGGTTCAGCTCGTACCTCACTTCTTCATACAGAATAGCAGCACATCTCCGCAGCTGCATTTTGTCCGATACGACAATGAAGGGTGTATACCACTCTGGCCGAAGTCGTCCTTGAAAGTGCCTCCAGGGAACTCGTTCTCGGACAACTCTCGTCCGGGCATTTGTTAGAGTCCTCCGCGGAGGAGCCCTTCATGCACAGTGGCTGGACCGAACTCAACCCGCCATGCCCCATCTGACTGCTGCCGGCGCTGCAGAGCAGTGGGAGCTTTATTCATCGGCATATGCAGCTCCTCTCACCGGTTCGGACAACATCGCGGAGCAAGCCAGCATCGGACTGAGCTGTCAGAGCTGCGCTGTTGTGATGGACAGACGTCAAGCATCCGTGGAGCCAGCATCTTCAAACGCGTGGCTGTTGGATTGCGAGACAGTATTGGAAGCATGAGTCTGGAACACAAACTGTATGCACGGCAACAGGGTATAGAGCAGCCCTATCGTGCAACCCAGCTCTGTACCGGGGCAACGCAGTCTGCTCAAGATCTCGCTTATCTTCAACCAGAGTACGGGCCTTTGGAGCAGCAGGGATCACCGATCCAGTACGACGTCGCTTGCTTCGCTGCTGGTCGTTTGCATTGTCGGAGCACACCGGGCCTTTGGGGCTGCTAGACGGTGTCGCAATGCATTTGCGTTAGGATGGTAAACGAGCTGTTCGCCATCGTTCGTGTCGCCAACCGCTGTGGTTGGTAACGAACCCTCAGATTTGAGCCGCCGTCGACATGCACCTAAGCGATTGAGGAGCACCTGTCTGTCATGGCGCCGCAGTCAGCATGAGCCAGCTTCTCCACCTTGTCCACCTTGCCGACAGTAGCAAGACCACCTAGATGTGTTTCACAGCCCACTCCAGGTGCTGCATACCAAGACTATGTATGCCTGGACTTCAGCTTGGATTTATGCAGTCTTTGCAGAGCGGGACGGCACGTCCTGCATGTCAGGAGGGCGGCTCATCGGTCCGGTAGCAGGACGCAGGCAACTGTGGTTATTGCCAAGACGAGCGCCAATCATTGCATGGTATTTGAGAGAGGTCTATCGGTCCGCACGTCTAACACTGCAGCCAGGTCTCGGGTGTGCCCGTTGCATGCTATGCCACTCGATCGAATCTCACTGACCCACGCAGTGGTTGACTTCCTGGGCAATGAGTGCGACAGGTTGGGTCCAACTGTTGTGTCGGTTGAAGCTCGGCCACTGTCAGTCGAGCACGAGCAGGATGGCGTGAAGCAACCCTGAATCACTTCCTTCTGCTGACGTCCGCCACATCCAGCCTCGAGTTCAGTCAATGCTGCGCCACTTCGATCTGCGCCGCCTTGCACGTCGCTTCTGCCACAACTGCATCCAGGACCTCAGCACACAATCATGCGAAGCACGATCAGCCATCTTGCACAAAGTGCGGAGCTTCTTTGAC
Proteins encoded in this window:
- a CDS encoding Alcohol dehydrogenase; the protein is MSKRSQLMNAWRVMIGDDNPLQLKRIPIPQPAADGVLVKILAMGVCHTDCFIRDTKEPRPGDPAEFTLGHEGADEIVELGRHVSLEAFALGDKVAIHIIPGCKDCPTCKIGLNRICQSQRRGGYGLGRDGMFQEYAHVRADACVQVPEGVAIEQAAISSDALLTAYHAVKNVAEVKPGQTIAVIGLGGLGLNGLQIAQHLGASRILVVDKRQESVGLATSLGTPSEDAFQMVKEQGILVDIVIDFVGHEQTVLTAQRIVRAAGLIVLLLANGSVRPEIETGSIKDLPQVLKDLDEGKYQGRKALLPDWVDAAVRDPL
- a CDS encoding Thioesterase-like protein TwmA, which codes for MAPLELPGIGRVRQGQYYAELTDECSNFGIVHGGYFSSLLAKAATFYLFDEHKIDLGHTYTLHIEFLKPGRAGPIEFQTELVRKGSSMATVHVVAKQYSKPVAVGYFSNVDLRKSGALSLPPALKLLPAVQAAEVSGFESGHQTEWLPVFFPKIEGNPMSGLVHNKWMVHKQGHMDPSVADFWFAWKEPERTWTNDWLGFIVDQVPMIVENYLPMPNTGIDAFVAYAKASKAGELEGKEAPDWVSKNWYVTQSLDLEVKRLLEPGKVRWLFCRAQTKEIVNGRSDMEVLVLDPDMNLIAIGHQIIIVKSLEWAKKGAKVPASSNGPNSGVSSPRI